The window CCTGCTAATTCCCAGGCATGGCTTGCTGCCTGTGTTCAAAATAGAGTTTATGAGCGCGCCGGGAAAGTTTCAAACGGTAAACTCGTCCGATGCGCGGAAGATCAGCGTCACCAAAACCATCGAAGCATCGGGCGATATCATAGTGCTTAATTTTGAAGGCGTAGGCAAACTTGATGTTAACGCGCGTGTAACCGTGCGCTGCCCCAACGACAAGCCGCTTACCTACTGGAGCATGGAATTGGATAACCGCACTGCAATGTGGGTGGGACACATCCAATTTCCAGTAATAGAGATACCGTTTGATGATAATCCTACTGAAGAAAATTGCGGCCATATCCTGTCGTCGCTTTACGATGGTGTGCTGCTGGGGCCTATTAAGCCGGGCATGGTGGCCGGTGCATGGCGTACCAGCAGGCGCAATACGCCGGAGACCTGGCGATCGACCAATTATCCGCGCGAGTGCACCATCCAGATGATGGCTTATTATAAACCTACTGCTGGTTTATATATGGCTTGCGAAGACCCTGCCGGCACGCCTAAACTGGTTGCACCCATGTTGGAACCCGACGGTGTGACCATGGTGGGGCATTATCCTGGTACACAAACCGGTCATACCAAGCTGCCTTACGAAGTAGTGCTGGGTACTTTTCGGGGTAACTGGTATTCCGCCGCAGCTATTTACCGGGATTGGGCCGAAAAGCAACCTTTTTGCGCTGTAAAACTTGCAGACCGTATAAATTACCCCAAATGGGTGCTCGAGCCGTTGGTTGGCGCTACCTTCCCTATGCGGGGACAGGCCGATTGGGATCCGCCTGCTGCCATTAACCCCGAATACACCCCGGCAACCAACGCTTTGCCTTATCTTGATAAGCTTGCCGCGGCATTTAATGCGCCGTTAATGCCCATTATATTTAACTGGGAAAACGCGGGCCCCTGGGTGCAACCCGGTGCTTTTCCCCCGGTTGGCGGACAAGCCAAAATGCTGGAATTTATGAAGAAGGCTAAAGCCAAAGGCTGGCACCCCATGCTTTATGGCAACGGTGTGAACTGGGTGGTTGCCCAAAAAAACACCGGGTATGATGGGATGCCTTATTTCAAAACCCATGGCGGCGATTCGGCCATTGTGCACCGCTGGGATGGCAGTACGGGTGCGGCAGTGGGTTGGCGCACGCTTTATAATACCTGCGTAGCATCCGGACCTGCGCGCAAAATGATACTGGGCATGACCCGTGGCATGGCGCAACTTAACCCGGATGCGATACAGCAGTTTGACCAGGGCGTGGGCGCCGTAGCCTGCTATTCAACCCAGCATGGGCATTCGCCGGTGCCCGGCCCGTGGATGACGGCGGCCTTTACCAGTTTGCTGAAACAGGATAACGAAACCGCGCGCTCGGTTAACCCTAAAGTGGCCATATCATCGGAAGGCGCACCGCCTGAGGTTTACTTGCAAAGTTTCGATTTTTGGGACGCACGCACAGGTGGCGGCGGGGAAATGATGTGCCCTTTATATTCCTTTGTGTATCACCAGTATTTAAATGGCCATTCGGGGTCATACACCAATTCGGTTAATGACGAGGCTTTGCGCGCCTTTGTGGCGCGGGCACTGGTATCGGGCTATTTTTTGAATTTCACCCTGCGCGATAAGGGACGGGTGGAATATGACTGGGACCAGCCTTGGGAACGATCGGTACCCGACCAGCTGGCTATTACCGATTGGGCCGCACGGGCTACAAAACTGCGGAACGGCATTGGGCGCGATTATTTAATTTACGGGCGGATGCTGCAACCCTGGAACGTCACTAATATGACCAAACGCGATTACGGCTACGGCAAGGAACCGCTGGTACAATCGGGCACCTGGCAGGCTGCCGATGGGCGCATTGCCGTTGTACTGGCCAACTATGCCGATGTTTATCAGTCGCCACGTGTAACGCTGGAAGGACGGGGTAAAAAGCATGTCATTATCTACAACGATGATCAGGTACAAGCCCTCGAGCTGGAACTACCCAGCGTAATAGACCTCCGTATGCCCGCCCGGTCGGTAGGAATGATTGAGGTGAAATAGCGCAGGCCCGGCGAAAAAAGCGTGCCGGCGCAGGCGGGAATGCCGTTTCAAATCTCTATGCTGGCGCACGCGTGCCGCGTGTGATAGAATAGACTAAAAAAAGCGTCGGCCGGACGAAAAAAGCGGGCCGGCGAAGGCGGGAATGCCGTTTCAAATCGCTCTCTTGCGAAAATTTGAAACGCAGGGCGGGCAGAAGCTTTTTTTTCGTCTTGATTTATTCACATGTTAATGTTTTTTCAAGGCGTTCATGAGATCGCTATCGCTAAGTTTTTGTTACTTTTTCATCAAGGAAAAAGTAATAGGCCCCTGCGGCTATGAGCAGACTAACGTTGATATACTTACAGCAGAAAGGACATACCCCTGACCCCTCTCAAGAGGGGAAGCGTTGTGGCCCTGCATGACGGGGATAGTTCGCTGCCGCTCACTATGACGCGGCGCGGGAGGGTGATTAAAAGTGAGCAGGCCCGACGAAAAAAGCGGGCGGTTAGCATACTCTTTTAGGTCAAAATCATGGTTTACACGATTTTTTGTTAATTTGTTGTTAATCAAATATTTAACTCGAAAAAACCCTTGATTTTGTAAACCATGTAAACCATGATTTGGGTGAAAAATGGTGTTGAGGCGCTACTAAACGGGGCAGTCCGTTGCCACTCAACCACCAGCGGCATACTTAAGCCGCCAACCCTATTCCGACCCTAACAACTGACTATATATGGCCAGGTATTGCTTGGCGGCATTCTCCCAGGTGAACTGGCCGGCATGGGCGATGATCTGCGGGGCGCGGTTGTTCTGGGCATAATGCAGCATGCCATTGGTGAAGACCTGCTGCATGTGGGGGGCTTCCAGCTCGTCAAAATAGTACGCTACACTACCCCCAACCTCGGGCAGCGAGGTGTACCTGGACAGGAACACCGGCTTGCCAAAGTGCATAGCCTCAATAACCGGCAAGCCAAAGCCCTCGGCCCGCGAGGGGAACACAAAGGCCGCGCAGTGTTGATAGTACCAGGCCTTGTCGGCCTCAGTAATTGGTCCGGTAATAATGACCCTGTCGGCTACACCGTATTGCCGGGCTGCATCCAGTATGGTTTGCTTGTGCGGGGTTTCCATACCGGCTATCACCAGCTGGTAATCGTTCCCCTGCAACAGCGGCGGTATCAAATGAAAACCCTTTTGCGGCGAGAGCAGCCCGATAGTAAACAGGAAAGGCTTACCGGGCACGTATGCCGGGGTATGGTTGGTCGGCACCACCAGTTGGTCGGCACCGTTGTGGATCACGCTCATCTTATCCCGCGCCTCGGGGATGTACTTCATAACGTCGTCGGCCACAAACCGGGATATGGCCACCACGCGATCAACCGCCAGTATCTTTTTGCGCAGTTGGTTCAAAAACGCCCGGATGCGCCAGGGCTTGCTTTTGTTAATATGCACCTTATTAATATCATGTATGGTCATGATCTTTTTGGCCTTCAGCCGCGAGGGGTGCAGGCGCGTGCGCTGGTCGGTAAGGTGTATAAGGTCGTATTGGTTGTGGTCGCTAAAGTATAGGTCGTGCAGTTTGCTGCGGCGGTTAATGGTTACCTTGCCGTCGAAGTAATCGGTTACCGGGAAAAGGTAAAACTGTAGGTCGAACTGGCCGCCGTTCTCCTTAAGCAAAGCATCGCCCAAACCCTTGCCGAACGAAAAATACCCGCAGTTGGTATCCTTCATGGAATCGAACGTGACTAACACTTTGGGTTTGGACATGCGGCAAATATAATTATAATCTTTGCTATGCAGATTAGCGCGGCGCGTTACGCACTGTCGGCAATATTTTGTTTCTTTACTGCATAATTATGCCTGCAAACTCAAATATCATACAGCCCACCTGCCACGACTTTAAAACCGTTGCCCGCGCGCTTACTGTGGTAGAGAACGACCTGCCGGGTGCCGCGGAGTTGCTTAGATCGCTTGACTTAAGTAACAAAGCGCCGGTAGTGGGCATAACCGGTCCGCCGGGTGCAGGCAAAAGCACCTTGGTTAATGCGCTGATCACGGAGTTGAACACAGGGGGCAAAAAAATAGCCGTATTGGCGATAGACCCAACTTCCCCCTTCAATTTTGGGTCGCTGCTGGGCGACAGGATACGCATGGCCACCCATTTTAACCATCCGGATGTGTTTATCCGCTCGTTGGCTACCCGCGGCTCGCTGGGCGGCCTTTCGGCTAAAACTATTGAAATGACCGATGTGCTGCGTGCGTCGGGGTTCGATTATATCCTGATAGAGACCGTAGGCGTAGGTCAATCTGAAATAGAAATAGCCGGTCTGGCCGATGCCACCTTATTGGTACTGGTACCCGAAAGCGGCGATGAGATACAGAATATCAAATCGGGCATTATGGAGATTGCCGATGCCTTTATTATAAATAAAGCCGACAGGGATGGCGCCGACACCTATTATAATACCCTGAAAAAACTGATCCATCAAAAGGAAACGGCTATACCTATATATAAGGCTATCGCATCGCAAAACACAGGCATTGCTGAGATTGCTGAATATGTCCGCCAATTACCTCACACAAGTAATGCACGACGGGCGCTGCTGCTGGCTGAAAAAGCTTACCAGTTGATACGCCACCAGCGCATGGCGGGTATAGACAAAAAAAAGCTCCAGCAGGATATTGCTGAAGCTATAGAGAAACCAGGGTTTAATATTTACGACTGGATCAGTAGTGCGAAATTCGAAATGCCAACTTCGAAATAGTTTCGCAATTGGCATTTCGCACTTCGGGTTGTTAAGAATTCATTATCTCTTCAATCTCCTCCGCCTCTATAGGTATATCAGCCATCAGATCGGTATTGCCATCTTTAGTTATCAGGATATTGTTTTCTAAACGGATACCCAAGCCTTCAGCAGGAATATAAATGCCAGGCTCGCAGGTGAGGATGTTGCCTGCCGCAAATGGCGTGTAACGCCCTGCAAAATCGTGCACGTCTATCCCTAAATGGTGCGATGTGCCGTGCATAAAGTATTTCTTGTAGGCTGGCATTTTAGGGTCCTGCTTTTCTACATCATGTTTGGTTAATAAACCAAGGCCGATCAGTTCGCTGGTCATTATTTTGCCTACTTCGTCATGATACTCGTTCCAGATGGTACCCGCAACAAGCATTTTTGTAGCAGCACGCATTACCCGCAGTACGGCATCATAAACCTCGCGCTGACGTTTAGTATAGCGGCCATTAACCGGGATAGAGCGGGTCATGTCGGCATTGTAGTTGGCGTACTCGGCAGCATAATCCATTAGTATTACATCGCCATCCTTACAAACCTGGTTATTATCTATATAATGCAATACAATAGCATTTGCCCCCGATGCGATAATAGGGCTATAAGCATGGCCGGTAGCCCGCTGGCGGATAAACTCGTGGATGATCTCGGCTTCTATTTCATACTCTGCTACACCGGGTTTAACAAATTTAAGCACGCGGTAAAATGAATCGCGGGTAATATTGCATGCTTTTCTGGTCAGTTCCACCTCAACTGTACTCTTAATAGCACGCAAATCGCGCATTATTGGTGCGGCGCGTTCATAATGGTGCAAAGGGTACTTTGCGCGCAGGTCGTCCAGGAAGCGCAAATCGCGGTAAGGGACGGTATGGGCATAACGATCATTCTCGTTAGTATTGATGTATACAGTTTCAGCATAGTGTATTACGCTATGTAAAATGCTTTCAAAATCGTTTAGCCAATATATTGCCTGTATACCCGATGCTGCGCGGGCTTCGTCTTTTGTATACTTGTGACCTTCCCAAACAGCGATATGTTCGTTGGTTTGTCTTAAAAAAAGTACTTCTTTGTATAGCGGATTAGGACAATCCGGAAATAAAAGCAGTATGCTTTGCTCCTGATCAATGCCTGTCAGATAAAAAAAGTCAGCATTTTGTTTGAAAATAAAATTTTGATCGCCACTTCTTACAAATTCATCATTGGCATTAAATAAGGCAATTGATTGCGGTTTTAATCGCGAAACGAAATTTTTTCTATTTAAAGTAAATAAATCATTACTAATAGGTAGGTATTTCATTATTCTGATATATTTTAATTTATGGCAAACAAATTTTGTATTTATTTGTCATGTAATTATGAAAAATTGGAACGGTGTTTGGTAATGAATTTCAAACATAATTACTAATTTTGAAAAAAATCACAATTAATTGTTTAATCTTAAAAACTATGAACTATTCTACATTAAAGAAAACAGTCGCCTTATCATTTGTTGCAGCGCTGGCAGTTGGGATGGCAAAAGCCCAAACAACAGACGCACCAATGACTACGTCGTCTTCAACCACTTCGGCCAAGGTATTTGGCGGTAGAGGTCAGTACAACACTTTTAGCCTTGGGGCTAATGTTGGCATCGTCTCTCCATTTTTGGGTATTGGCGGTACTAATGATTTTACAGATTTTAAAGCCGAGTTAGGGTACGGTCTTTCATTAAGAGACCAATTGGCTCATTCTTTTGGGTTACAATTAGACGTACACGGTGGTAAAGTTGCTGGTGATAACAGCAGCGCACCTGGTGGCGTTAAAAACGGCGTTAAAAGCTTTGAAACCAAATTTTGGAGCGGTACTTTAAGCGGTACAGTTAACGTTGCAACTATCGACTATATCCGTCGTAAAAACGCAGTTAACTTCTTTATTACTGGTGGTGCTGGTTTGTTGTGGTATAACCCAACATACGTAAGAACCAACGGTTCTACCGTGGATTACAAAGCAGTATTAGGACGTGACGTTAAAGAGTTAATTATCCCTGTAGGTGCAGGTGTTAAATTCAGGTTATCAGATGCGTTAGCATTAAACCTGGGTTACACAGTTAACTTCCTGGATGCTGATAACCTGGACGGTGTATGGGCTAATGGTCCATCTAACAAAGATAAATACTCTTACGGTTATGGTGGTTTAGAGTACACTTTTGGTCCTAAATCAAAACCAAACCTGGATTGGGTTAATCCTGTAGCTATGATGTATGACGAACTGTACGATGCAGAATTACGTCGCGAAGTTGCAGCTTTAAAAGGTCGTGTTAGCAACGTAGAAAGCGCTGTTAACGATCTGAAAAAAGATTCTGACGGTGACGGTGTATCTGATCAATTTGACAAATGCCCTAACACTCCTGCAGGTACTGTAGTTGATGGTGCTGGTTGCGAAATTCATTTCCCTAAAGTTGATACCACCAGGGCTGCTACTGCTACTGCTCCTGCTGCTTCAGCTTACTCAAACATCCAGTTTGATTTTGACAGCTCAGTGTTACGTACTTCATCTTACCCAGTGTTAGATGCTACTTCAGCCGACTTACGTAGCAGCTCAAGTTCAGTGACATTAAACGGTTACGCTTCATCAGAAGGTACCGCTGCTCACAACCTGCGTTTATCAAAAGACCGTGCTAATTCAGTTAAAACTTACCTGGTAAATTCAGGTGTTGATGCAAAACGCATTAAAGTTAAAGGTTACGGTGAAACTCACCCAA of the Mucilaginibacter boryungensis genome contains:
- the meaB gene encoding methylmalonyl Co-A mutase-associated GTPase MeaB codes for the protein MPANSNIIQPTCHDFKTVARALTVVENDLPGAAELLRSLDLSNKAPVVGITGPPGAGKSTLVNALITELNTGGKKIAVLAIDPTSPFNFGSLLGDRIRMATHFNHPDVFIRSLATRGSLGGLSAKTIEMTDVLRASGFDYILIETVGVGQSEIEIAGLADATLLVLVPESGDEIQNIKSGIMEIADAFIINKADRDGADTYYNTLKKLIHQKETAIPIYKAIASQNTGIAEIAEYVRQLPHTSNARRALLLAEKAYQLIRHQRMAGIDKKKLQQDIAEAIEKPGFNIYDWISSAKFEMPTSK
- a CDS encoding glycosyltransferase family 4 protein, whose amino-acid sequence is MSKPKVLVTFDSMKDTNCGYFSFGKGLGDALLKENGGQFDLQFYLFPVTDYFDGKVTINRRSKLHDLYFSDHNQYDLIHLTDQRTRLHPSRLKAKKIMTIHDINKVHINKSKPWRIRAFLNQLRKKILAVDRVVAISRFVADDVMKYIPEARDKMSVIHNGADQLVVPTNHTPAYVPGKPFLFTIGLLSPQKGFHLIPPLLQGNDYQLVIAGMETPHKQTILDAARQYGVADRVIITGPITEADKAWYYQHCAAFVFPSRAEGFGLPVIEAMHFGKPVFLSRYTSLPEVGGSVAYYFDELEAPHMQQVFTNGMLHYAQNNRAPQIIAHAGQFTWENAAKQYLAIYSQLLGSE
- a CDS encoding DUF6259 domain-containing protein, with product MIKESFNRFQCKFYLFTLLLTGFLTATVARPPIVVINQGYRLVINSDKGTIESFQATNNGGIDDLLIPRHGLLPVFKIEFMSAPGKFQTVNSSDARKISVTKTIEASGDIIVLNFEGVGKLDVNARVTVRCPNDKPLTYWSMELDNRTAMWVGHIQFPVIEIPFDDNPTEENCGHILSSLYDGVLLGPIKPGMVAGAWRTSRRNTPETWRSTNYPRECTIQMMAYYKPTAGLYMACEDPAGTPKLVAPMLEPDGVTMVGHYPGTQTGHTKLPYEVVLGTFRGNWYSAAAIYRDWAEKQPFCAVKLADRINYPKWVLEPLVGATFPMRGQADWDPPAAINPEYTPATNALPYLDKLAAAFNAPLMPIIFNWENAGPWVQPGAFPPVGGQAKMLEFMKKAKAKGWHPMLYGNGVNWVVAQKNTGYDGMPYFKTHGGDSAIVHRWDGSTGAAVGWRTLYNTCVASGPARKMILGMTRGMAQLNPDAIQQFDQGVGAVACYSTQHGHSPVPGPWMTAAFTSLLKQDNETARSVNPKVAISSEGAPPEVYLQSFDFWDARTGGGGEMMCPLYSFVYHQYLNGHSGSYTNSVNDEALRAFVARALVSGYFLNFTLRDKGRVEYDWDQPWERSVPDQLAITDWAARATKLRNGIGRDYLIYGRMLQPWNVTNMTKRDYGYGKEPLVQSGTWQAADGRIAVVLANYADVYQSPRVTLEGRGKKHVIIYNDDQVQALELELPSVIDLRMPARSVGMIEVK
- a CDS encoding OmpA family protein, yielding MNYSTLKKTVALSFVAALAVGMAKAQTTDAPMTTSSSTTSAKVFGGRGQYNTFSLGANVGIVSPFLGIGGTNDFTDFKAELGYGLSLRDQLAHSFGLQLDVHGGKVAGDNSSAPGGVKNGVKSFETKFWSGTLSGTVNVATIDYIRRKNAVNFFITGGAGLLWYNPTYVRTNGSTVDYKAVLGRDVKELIIPVGAGVKFRLSDALALNLGYTVNFLDADNLDGVWANGPSNKDKYSYGYGGLEYTFGPKSKPNLDWVNPVAMMYDELYDAELRREVAALKGRVSNVESAVNDLKKDSDGDGVSDQFDKCPNTPAGTVVDGAGCEIHFPKVDTTRAATATAPAASAYSNIQFDFDSSVLRTSSYPVLDATSADLRSSSSSVTLNGYASSEGTAAHNLRLSKDRANSVKTYLVNSGVDAKRIKVKGYGETHPIADNSTEEGRVLNRRVEFKK
- a CDS encoding aminopeptidase P family protein, which encodes MKYLPISNDLFTLNRKNFVSRLKPQSIALFNANDEFVRSGDQNFIFKQNADFFYLTGIDQEQSILLLFPDCPNPLYKEVLFLRQTNEHIAVWEGHKYTKDEARAASGIQAIYWLNDFESILHSVIHYAETVYINTNENDRYAHTVPYRDLRFLDDLRAKYPLHHYERAAPIMRDLRAIKSTVEVELTRKACNITRDSFYRVLKFVKPGVAEYEIEAEIIHEFIRQRATGHAYSPIIASGANAIVLHYIDNNQVCKDGDVILMDYAAEYANYNADMTRSIPVNGRYTKRQREVYDAVLRVMRAATKMLVAGTIWNEYHDEVGKIMTSELIGLGLLTKHDVEKQDPKMPAYKKYFMHGTSHHLGIDVHDFAGRYTPFAAGNILTCEPGIYIPAEGLGIRLENNILITKDGNTDLMADIPIEAEEIEEIMNS